A single genomic interval of Pseudochaenichthys georgianus chromosome 3, fPseGeo1.2, whole genome shotgun sequence harbors:
- the prrg4 gene encoding transmembrane gamma-carboxyglutamic acid protein 4: protein MLFHLFILLQLLSCGDLACMRRLLSNNEDKEVFVDEGHANSFLGRHLLFNRFDFEMFVPGDLERECKEEDCNYEEAREIFENIPDTEAFWKQYTEDQNNYPSRVDVTSLLVGLIAGGVALVIICLLVWYFCHGKCKNNFSRANSIRVRSRRSNASLIMRRLEEVSLQPVHPHIPPPPMDEIDPPGLPSYEQAIAKSGPHDAPPPPYPGSRPGSIRR, encoded by the exons ATGTTGTTCCACCTGTTCATACTCCTTCAACTCCTGTCATGTGGAGATCTGGCCTGTATGAGGAGGCTACTGTCCAACAATGAAGACAAGGAAG TGTTTGTAGATGAAGGACACGCAAACTCGTTCCTGGGTCGCCATCTGCTGTTCAACCGGTTTGACTTTGAGATGTTCGTTCCTGGAGATCTGGAAAGGGAGTGTAAGGAAGAAGACTGCAATTATGAAGAAGCAAGGGAGAtctttgaaaacatcccagaTACA GAGGCATTTTGGAAGCAATACACTGAAG ATCAGAACAATTATCCTTCACGGGTGGATGTTACATCTCTTTTGGTCGGACTGATTGCTGGTGGAGTGGCTCTTGTTATCATTTGCCTCCTGGTCTGGTATTTCTGTCATGGCAAATGCAAGAACAACTTCAGCCGTGCAAA CTCCATTCGGGTGCGATCCAGGAGGAGTAATGCTTCTCTAATAATGCGACGGCTTGAGGAGGTTTCGTTGCAACCAGTCCACCCACATATACCCCCACCCCCTATGGATGAAATAGACCCCCCGGGATTGCCTTCCTATGAGCAGGCAATTGCAAAAAGTGGACCACATGATGCCCCACCTCCTCCATATCCCGG TTCACGACCTGGAAGTATTCGGCGGTAG